One window of the Misgurnus anguillicaudatus chromosome 8, ASM2758022v2, whole genome shotgun sequence genome contains the following:
- the LOC129450650 gene encoding galactose-binding lectin l-1 yields the protein MVFTVTDLDFKAGRELTVSGRIPPNCKRFSINIGHNPDQYALHFNPRFDHLSDVRTIVLNSKKGEFIQEEEERDTHFPFQTGHDFTVVITYNKERFNIKLQDGYVVTFANRFGEELYNHLNVSEEISVNSVLLSPK from the exons ATG GTGTTCACGGTGACTGATTTGGACTTTAAGGCCGGAAGGGAGCTGACGGTCTCTGGCAGGATCCCGCCCAATTGTAAAAG gttCTCCATTAATATCGGTCATAATCCTGACCAATATGCTTTACATTTCAATCCTCGATTCGACCATCTCAGTGACGTACGAACCATCGTTCTCAACTCAAAGAAGGGAGAATTTATTCAGGAGGAAGAAGAGCGTGACACACATTTCCCATTTCAAACAGGCCACGATTTCACGGT GGTCATCACCTACAACAAGGAAAGATTTAATATTAAACTTCAAGATGGGTATGTGGTAACCTTCGCAAACCGCTTTGGAGAGGAACTTTACAATCATCTCAATGTGTCCGAAGAGATCAGTGTCAACAGCGTTTTATTAAGCCCTAAATAG
- the kynu gene encoding kynureninase isoform X2 — protein MENPQEKITKISQELRCNPTSLSVAEYLDQHDEIKHLRQDFLIPKISELPPSDLSLVDGSEDCVYFVGNSLGLQPKNAKKYIDEELDKWAKMGSHGHLEGSRPWVWAEENLEDLMAKIVGAKPEEVALMNGLTVNLHLLMLSFYKPTPKRHKIILEDRAFPSDHYAVESQIRLRGFNPDDSMLLIKPREGEEMIRTEDIVSVIEREGDSVAVVMLGAVQYYTGQFFNMEAITKAGHAKGCFVGFDCAHAVGNVELRLHDWNVDFACWCTYKYVNSGAGGLAGAFIHQTHSHTVRPALVGWWGHDLKTRFQMNNELELQSGVNGFRLSNQPILLVCPLQASLEIFNKTSMKELRKKSVLLTGYLEYLIKHYYSKDESNPDKPFIKIISPSEPEERGCQLSLCFSLPIRDVFKELEKRGIACDMREPDVLRVAPVPLYNTFTDVHRFITVLGSALSACNKLQES, from the exons ATGGAGAACCCACAGGAGAAGATCACGAAAATCTCACAGGAGCTTCGCTGTAACCCGACGTCACTCAGTGTGGCTGAATATCTGGACCAACACGATGAGATCAAACATCTGCGACAGGACTTTCTTATTCCAAAAATATCTGAGCTACCTCCAT CGGATTTGTCACTCGTGGATGGCTCTGAAGATTGTGTTTATTTCGTGGGAAACTCTCTCGGCCTTCAGCCAAAAAATGCTAAGAAATACATTGATGAGGAATTAGACAAATGGGCCAAAAT GGGCTCTCATGGTCACTTGGAGGGCTCGCGTCCTTGGGTCTGGGCTGAAGAAAACCTAGAGGATCTGATGGCAAAGATTGTGG GTGCTAAACCAGAAGAAGTGGCTTTGATGAATGGATTGACTGTGAATTTACATCTTCTAATG CTTTCCTTCTATAAACCCACTCCAAAACGGCACAAAATCATTCTGGAGGACCGAGCCTTTCCATCGGACCAT TATGCGGTGGAATCTCAGATTCGTCTGCGAGGATTCAATCCTGATGACAGCATGCTGCTCATTAAACCCAGAGAG GGTGAAGAGATGATAAGAACAGAGGATATAGTGTCTGTCATCGAGCGGGAGGGAGACAGCGTGGCTGTTGTCATGCTCGGTGCGGTTCAGTATTACACCGGTCAGTTCTTTAACATGGAAGCCATCACAAAAGCCGGTCACGCTAAG GGTTGTTTTGTAGGATTTGATTGTGCTCACGCTGTAGGAAATGTAGAGCTACGACTTCATGACTGGAACGTGGATTTTGCGTGCTGGTGCACTTATAAG TATGTGAACTCAGGGGCAGGTGGTCTGGCAGGTGCTTTTATACACCAGACTCATTCACATACAGTCAGACCAGC ATTGGTGGGCTGGTGGGGACACGACCTGAAAACTAGATTTCAAATGAACAACG AACTGGAGCTTCAGTCTGGTGTTAATGGTTTCCGTCTGTCGAATCAGCCGATCTTACTGGTGTGTCCACTACAGGCCAGTTTAGAG ATTTTTAACAAGACGAGCATGAAGGAGTTGAGGAAGAAGTCTGTGCTTCTGACGGGTTATCTGGAGTATCTCATCAAACATTACTACAGCAAAGATGAGTCGAACCCGGACAAGCCCTTCATTAAGATCATCAGTCCATCAGAGCCGGAGGAGAGAGGCTGTCAGCTGTCTCTTTGCTTCTCTCTTCCCATCAGAGATGTGTTTAAAGAGCTGGAGAAGAGAGGAATCGCT TGTGATATGAGAGAACCGGATGTGCTGCGTGTCGCTCCTGTGCCCCTGTACAACACCTTCACTGATGTGCATCGTTTCATCACTGTTCTGGGATCAGCACTGAGTGCCTGTAATAAACTCCAGGAGAGCTGA
- the kynu gene encoding kynureninase isoform X1: MSANWTEADIRTFNMENPQEKITKISQELRCNPTSLSVAEYLDQHDEIKHLRQDFLIPKISELPPSDLSLVDGSEDCVYFVGNSLGLQPKNAKKYIDEELDKWAKMGSHGHLEGSRPWVWAEENLEDLMAKIVGAKPEEVALMNGLTVNLHLLMLSFYKPTPKRHKIILEDRAFPSDHYAVESQIRLRGFNPDDSMLLIKPREGEEMIRTEDIVSVIEREGDSVAVVMLGAVQYYTGQFFNMEAITKAGHAKGCFVGFDCAHAVGNVELRLHDWNVDFACWCTYKYVNSGAGGLAGAFIHQTHSHTVRPALVGWWGHDLKTRFQMNNELELQSGVNGFRLSNQPILLVCPLQASLEIFNKTSMKELRKKSVLLTGYLEYLIKHYYSKDESNPDKPFIKIISPSEPEERGCQLSLCFSLPIRDVFKELEKRGIACDMREPDVLRVAPVPLYNTFTDVHRFITVLGSALSACNKLQES, encoded by the exons atgtcagcaaactggactgaagcagatatcag GACATTTAATATGGAGAACCCACAGGAGAAGATCACGAAAATCTCACAGGAGCTTCGCTGTAACCCGACGTCACTCAGTGTGGCTGAATATCTGGACCAACACGATGAGATCAAACATCTGCGACAGGACTTTCTTATTCCAAAAATATCTGAGCTACCTCCAT CGGATTTGTCACTCGTGGATGGCTCTGAAGATTGTGTTTATTTCGTGGGAAACTCTCTCGGCCTTCAGCCAAAAAATGCTAAGAAATACATTGATGAGGAATTAGACAAATGGGCCAAAAT GGGCTCTCATGGTCACTTGGAGGGCTCGCGTCCTTGGGTCTGGGCTGAAGAAAACCTAGAGGATCTGATGGCAAAGATTGTGG GTGCTAAACCAGAAGAAGTGGCTTTGATGAATGGATTGACTGTGAATTTACATCTTCTAATG CTTTCCTTCTATAAACCCACTCCAAAACGGCACAAAATCATTCTGGAGGACCGAGCCTTTCCATCGGACCAT TATGCGGTGGAATCTCAGATTCGTCTGCGAGGATTCAATCCTGATGACAGCATGCTGCTCATTAAACCCAGAGAG GGTGAAGAGATGATAAGAACAGAGGATATAGTGTCTGTCATCGAGCGGGAGGGAGACAGCGTGGCTGTTGTCATGCTCGGTGCGGTTCAGTATTACACCGGTCAGTTCTTTAACATGGAAGCCATCACAAAAGCCGGTCACGCTAAG GGTTGTTTTGTAGGATTTGATTGTGCTCACGCTGTAGGAAATGTAGAGCTACGACTTCATGACTGGAACGTGGATTTTGCGTGCTGGTGCACTTATAAG TATGTGAACTCAGGGGCAGGTGGTCTGGCAGGTGCTTTTATACACCAGACTCATTCACATACAGTCAGACCAGC ATTGGTGGGCTGGTGGGGACACGACCTGAAAACTAGATTTCAAATGAACAACG AACTGGAGCTTCAGTCTGGTGTTAATGGTTTCCGTCTGTCGAATCAGCCGATCTTACTGGTGTGTCCACTACAGGCCAGTTTAGAG ATTTTTAACAAGACGAGCATGAAGGAGTTGAGGAAGAAGTCTGTGCTTCTGACGGGTTATCTGGAGTATCTCATCAAACATTACTACAGCAAAGATGAGTCGAACCCGGACAAGCCCTTCATTAAGATCATCAGTCCATCAGAGCCGGAGGAGAGAGGCTGTCAGCTGTCTCTTTGCTTCTCTCTTCCCATCAGAGATGTGTTTAAAGAGCTGGAGAAGAGAGGAATCGCT TGTGATATGAGAGAACCGGATGTGCTGCGTGTCGCTCCTGTGCCCCTGTACAACACCTTCACTGATGTGCATCGTTTCATCACTGTTCTGGGATCAGCACTGAGTGCCTGTAATAAACTCCAGGAGAGCTGA